In Gadus chalcogrammus isolate NIFS_2021 chromosome 23, NIFS_Gcha_1.0, whole genome shotgun sequence, a genomic segment contains:
- the tnfrsf11a gene encoding tumor necrosis factor receptor superfamily member 11A — protein MRLNFTTSWIFQGWITLFVLALYAQKTFAKSIQCGLNQYQIKGSKCCDLCGPGFRLNIECSGSKETKCLRCSSGEYQPGWTQEKKCLPLSTCDKGKGFMPRPENPLAEEPCRCRPGLQCSLINCEYCEAMPTCGPGSGLEPDLESTTGRRACAPCKRGFFSNDENQEPCTQWMSCKSLGRSELQPASPKNDAVCGPLVTGGATSWVIVSVLSVITVLSLLILLLFCYKDKLKLLSVNLRSCIQNLKRTRIQQETLAPLYHSGARTLGAGATEVGPGESNFIMCETTKLICQAPHSLPPEPLYPGLTHSPSDDAKVSMLCTARTEVSDQEREQEVMSPRRKLAAEEGSERSGEPEEVSDDEGGGEEKPLEVGENEDCSQAVSHEALSACSCGGRGQGRGRDHEVPRRREEGSEVTSRAKGGGGGGESSESSGSSLIHPGTPTVRVPSSPVPPHTQTQTRTRPEHKPHPSERPHVQSLETIRLTSMDSDSTKTSAPSKAFVPSSPPKPVPLLMSPLPAGDLYLGKTHEAPNTPEWSQGVSWGPSGGNKLLSGGLELECPPESLQSQLAEPAPTSGQVTGNHNTTFISNGQVMNFSGDVIVVYVSQSSVGEEEGAEPGAAFGSPVQEQANDLLRSCQRQHHGTPGDSITQNACHASTLPVQEVMADWSRGK, from the exons ATGCGATTGAACTTTACCACCAGTTGGATATTTCAGGGTTGGATCACCTTGTTCGTGTTGGCCCTTTACGCACAG AAAACCTTCGCTAAATCCATCCAGTGTGGGCTTAACCAGTACCAAATCAAAGGATCGAAGTGTTGTGACCTGTGTGgaccag gTTTCCGATTGAATATTGAGTGCAGCGGCTCAAAGGAAACCAAATGTTTGAGGTGTAGTTCAGGTGAATACCAGCCAGGATGGACCCAGGAGAAGAAATGTCTCCCGCTGAGTACCTGTGATAAGG GAAAGGGCTTCATGCCGCGCCCTGAGAACCCGCTGGCTGAGGAGCCGTGTAGATGCCGGCCCGGCCTGCAGTGCTCACTCATCAACTGTGAGTACTGCGAGGCCATGCCCACCTGCGGCCCCGGCTCCGGACTGGAGCCTGACCTCg AGTCAACCACAGGGCGGAGGGCCTGTGCTCCCTGTAAGAGAGGCTTCTTTTCAAACGACGAGAACCAGGAACCATGCACACAGTGGATGAG CTGTAAGAGCCTGGGGAGAAGTGAGCTGCAGCCGGCCAGCCCCAAGAACGATGCCGTCTGCGGACCCCTTGTCACGG gtggggccACCTCCTGGGTGATTGTGTCGGTGCTGTCCGTCATCACCGTTCTCTCTCTGCTCATACTGCTGCTCTTCTGCTATAAGGACAAGCTGAAGCTGCTGTCTG TTAACCTGCGATCGTGCATTCAGAACCTGAAGAGAACGAGGATCCAACAG GAAACTCTGGCCCCGCTCTACCACAGCGGAGCCCGGACATTGGGGGCCGGGGCCACAGAGGTGGGCCCCGGGGAGTCCAACTTCATCATGTGTGAGACCACCAAGCTCATCTGCCAAGCTCCCCACTCGCTTCCCCCGGAGCCCCTGTACCCTGGTCTGACCCACAGCCCCTCCGACGACGCCAAAGTCTCCATGCTCTGCACGGCTCGCACTGAGGTGTCCGACCAGGAAcgggaacaggaagtgatgtcgccGAGGAGGAAGCTGGCCGCCGAGGAAGGGAGTGAGCGGTCGGGAGAGCCCGAGGAGGTGTCCGACgacgaaggaggaggggaggagaag CCcctggaggtgggggagaacGAGGACTGCAGCCAGGCGGTCAGCCACGAGGCCCTCAGTGCCTGCTCCtgtggtgggagggggcagGGCAGAGGGAGGGACCACGAAGTgccgaggaggagagaggaggggtcgGAGGTCACGAGCAGAGCcaagggcggcggcggcggcggtgagaGCAGCGAAAGTTCGGgctcctctctcatccacccTGGTACCCCCACCGTAAGGGTCCCATCCAGCCCAGTCCCCCCACatacccagacccagaccaggACCCGGCCGGAGCACAAACCCCACCCTTCTGAGAGGCCACACGTGCAAAGTCTAGAGACTATTAGACTGACGAGCATGGACTCTGACTCAACGAAAACAAGCGCACCCTCCAAAGCGTTCGTCCCTTCATCGCCCCCTAAACCCGTCCCCCTCCTGATGTCCCCACTGCCCGCCGGAGACCTCTACCTAGGGAAGACCCACGAGGCCCCCAACACACCAGAGTGGAGCCAGGGAGTTTCCTGGGGGCCCAGTGGAGGGAATAAGCTCCTCTCTGGGGGTCTGGAACTGGAGTGCCCCCCTGAGAGTCTCCAGAGTCAGCTGGCTGAACCAGCCCCTACCTCAG GTCAGGTGACCGGAAACCACAACACCACCTTCATCTCCAACGGCCAGGTGATGAACTTCAGCGGCGACGTCATCGTCGTCTACGTCAGTCAGTCttcggtgggggaggaggaaggggcggaGCCTGGCGCGGCCTTCGGCAGCCCCGTCCAGGAGCAGGCTAACGACTTGCTCCGGAGCTGCCAGCGCCAACACCATGGGACGCCGGGGGACTCCATTACCCAGAATGCCTGCCATGCTAGCACCCTGCCAGTCCAGGAAGTGATGGCTGATTGGTCGAGAGGGAAGTGA